The sequence below is a genomic window from Clostridium sp. BJN0001.
AGCAGAAAGAGTTATAGTAAGTCAGCTTGTAAGATCACCAGGTGTTTATTACAGCCGTTCTTTTGATAAGAGTGGAAAGAAGTTATATGCATCAACAGTTATACCAAACAGAGGTGCATGGCTTGAATATGAAACTGATTCTAATGATATTATCTATGTAAGAATAGATAAAACAAGAAAATTACCAATTTCGATACTTGCAAGAGCATTAGAATTTGGATCAGATCAGGAACTTATAGATTACTTTGGTGAAGATGAAAGATTAGTTGCTACTATTGAAAAAGATAATACAAAGACTAAGGAAGAAGCACTTTTAGAAATTTATAAGAGGTTAAGACCAGGTGAGCCTCCAACAGTAGATAGTGCTGTATCTTTAATAGATTCATTATTTTTTGATGCTAAGAGATATGATTTATCAAGAGTTGGAAGATACAAGTTTAATAAGAAACTTGCTTTAAGTTTAAGAATTGCTAATCAGATAGCTGCAACAGATGTTGTTAATTCTTCAACTGGAGAAATAATGGTATCTAAAGGTGAAAAAATATCTAAAGAAGTTGCAGATGATATTCAAAATGCAGGAATTTCATTTGTAGATGTATTAATAGATGAAAAAGTAGTAAGAGTAATTGGTAATAATTTTGTCGATATTAAGAAACAACTATCATTTGACGTATCAGATCTTGGAATAAAAGAAATGGTACATTATCCAACATTAAAGAATATATTAGATAATTTTTCTGATGAAGAGAGCATAAGAGCTGAAATAAAGAAAAATGTATCAAAGCTTGTTCCAAAACATATTCTTAAAGACGATATTTTCGCCACAATAAGTTATGAATTAGGATTAGCTCATGGTATCGGTAATGTTGATGATATAGATCATTTAGGCAATAGAAGAGTAAGATCAGTAGGCGAATTACTTCAAAATCAGTTCAGAATTGGACTCTCAAGAATGGAAAGAGTAGTTAAAGAAAGAATGACTATTCAAGACCAGGAAGCAATTACCCCACAAATGCTTATTAACATAAGACCGGTTGCAGCAGCTATAAAAGAATTTTTTGGAAGTTCACAGCTTTCACAATTCATGGATCAGATAAATCCGTTATCAGAACTTACACATAAGAGAAGATTATCAGCTTTAGGACCAGGAGGACTTTCAAGAGAAAGAGCCGGTTTTGAAGTAAGAGATGTTCACCATTCACATTATGGAAGAATGTGTCCTATAGAAACACCAGAAGGACCAAATATAGGACTTATAAACTCACTTGCAACATTTGCACGTGTTAATGAGTATGGATTTATAGAAACACCATATCAGATTGTAGATAAAGAAAAAGGTAGAATTACCGATGAAATAAGATACTTTACTGCAGATGAAGAAGATAGATGTTTAATAGCACAGGCTAAAGAGCCAGTTGATGAAAACGGATATTTCATAGATAAGAAGATAGCAGTAAGATATCTTGAAGATGTTTTATTTGTATCTCCAAATCAAGTTGATTTAGTGGATGTATCAGCAAGACAGATAGTGTCTGTTGCCACAGCAATGATTCCATTCCTTGAAAATGATGATGCATCAAGAGCACTTATGGGTTCTAACATGCAGCGTCAGGCGGTTCCATTATTGAAGACTCAGGCTCCAATAGTTGGTACAGGAATAGAATATAAAGCAGCATACGACTTAGGAGTACTTCCTAAAGCACGTCATGCAGGAGTTGTTGAATATGTTTCTGCTAATGAAATTAGAATAAGAAGAGACTCTGATAAAGGACTTGATGTATATAAACTTCTTAAATTTAAGAGAAGTAACCAAGGTACATGTATTAATCAGAGACCAATCGTTGATAAAGGTGAGATTGTTTTTGAAAACCAGATTATTGCGGATGGACCTTCTACAGATTTAGGAGAAATATCATTAGGAAAGAATATAAGAATGGGATTCATCACATGGGAAGGCTATAATTACGAAGATGCCATGCTTATATCTGAAGAATTAGTTCGAGAAGATGTATTTACTTCTATACATATTGAAGAATATGAATGTGAAGCAAGAGATACTAAGCTTGGACCTGAAGAGATAACAAGAGATATTCCTAATGTAAGTGATGATACTTTAAAAGATATAGATGATAGAGGTATTATAAGAATAGGAGCTGAAGTAAGATCAGGAGATATTCTTGTTGGAAAAGTAACTCCAAAAGGAGAAACTGAACTTACAGCAGAAGAAAGACTTCTTAGAGCAATTTTCGGAGAAAAAGCAAGAGAAGTTAGAGATACTTCATTAAGAGTTCCACACGGAGAAGCTGGTATTATAGTAGACATTAAGGTATTTACAAGAGAAAATGGAGACGAATTAAATCCAGGAGTAAATGAACTTGTAAGATGCTATATAGCTCAGAAGAGAAAGATATCAGTTGGAGATAAAATGTCTGGACGTCATGGTAATAAGGGTGTTGTTTCAAGAGTATTACCAGAAGAAGATATGCCATTTTTACCAGATGGAAGACCACTTCAGATATGCTTAAATCCATTAGGAGTACCTTCACGTATGAATATAGGTCAGGTACTTGAAGTACATTTAGGATGGGCAGCTAGCCATTTAGGTTGGCATATTGCTACACCAGTATTTGATGGTGCAACAGAAAATGAAATTAGAGACTGTTTACTTAAAGCAGGATTTAATGCAAATGGTAAGACAATACTTTATGATGGAAGAACAGGAGAACCATTTGACAGTCCTGTAACAGTTGGAATAATGTACATCTTAAAACTTGCGCATTTAGTTGATGATAAGATTCATGCTAGATCAACAGGACCTTATTCATTAGTTACACAGCAGCCATTAGGTGGTAAAGCTCAATTCGGTGGACAGAGATTCGGAGAAATGGAAGTATGGGCACTTGAAGCATACGGTGCAGCTCATACATTACAAGAAATATTAACTGTTAAATCCGATGATGTTGTTGGAAGAGTTAAAACATATGAGGCCATTGTTAAAGGCGAAAATATTCCTGAACCAGGAGTTCCAGAATCATTTAAGGTACTTATTAAAGAACTTCAAGCATTATGCTTAGATGTCAAGGTATTAAATGAAAATCATGAAGAAGTTAAATTAAAAGAATGTCTTGATGATGAGGTTGAAGATTTAGATGTTAATATCGAAGGAACTGAAGAAGGAAAGAATACAGAACATAACGAATCTGCGTCAGAAAAAGATGGTTATACTGAACATGATCAAGAAAAAAATGATGAAGAAGATAATAATATAAAAATTGATGAGAATGTGGAATTGGATGATATAAATCCATTAGATTTAAATGATTTTAATGATGAACACTAATTTTGAAGGGAGGATTTACCCTTGTTTGAATTAAATAATTTTGATGCCATGCAAATTGGTTTAGCATCTCCAGAGCAAATCAGAGAGTGGTCAAGGGGAGAAGTAAAGAAGCCAGAAACTATAAATTATAGAACATTAAAGCCAGAAAGGGACGGACTTTTTTGCGAAAGAATTTTTGGACCTATTAAAGACTGGGAATGTCATTGCGGAAAATATAAGAGGATAAGATACAAAGGAATAGTTTGTGACAGATGTGGTGTTGAAGTCACAAAAGCAAAAGTAA
It includes:
- the rpoB gene encoding DNA-directed RNA polymerase subunit beta, with the translated sequence MVHPVQVGKRTRMSFGKVPDVTKMPNLIEVQLDSYNWFLREGLNEVFDDINPITNFTGNLVLEFVDFNLDKDNIKYSVEECKERDTTYAAPLKVSVRLQNNETGEIKEQEVFMGDFPLMTEQGTFIINGAERVIVSQLVRSPGVYYSRSFDKSGKKLYASTVIPNRGAWLEYETDSNDIIYVRIDKTRKLPISILARALEFGSDQELIDYFGEDERLVATIEKDNTKTKEEALLEIYKRLRPGEPPTVDSAVSLIDSLFFDAKRYDLSRVGRYKFNKKLALSLRIANQIAATDVVNSSTGEIMVSKGEKISKEVADDIQNAGISFVDVLIDEKVVRVIGNNFVDIKKQLSFDVSDLGIKEMVHYPTLKNILDNFSDEESIRAEIKKNVSKLVPKHILKDDIFATISYELGLAHGIGNVDDIDHLGNRRVRSVGELLQNQFRIGLSRMERVVKERMTIQDQEAITPQMLINIRPVAAAIKEFFGSSQLSQFMDQINPLSELTHKRRLSALGPGGLSRERAGFEVRDVHHSHYGRMCPIETPEGPNIGLINSLATFARVNEYGFIETPYQIVDKEKGRITDEIRYFTADEEDRCLIAQAKEPVDENGYFIDKKIAVRYLEDVLFVSPNQVDLVDVSARQIVSVATAMIPFLENDDASRALMGSNMQRQAVPLLKTQAPIVGTGIEYKAAYDLGVLPKARHAGVVEYVSANEIRIRRDSDKGLDVYKLLKFKRSNQGTCINQRPIVDKGEIVFENQIIADGPSTDLGEISLGKNIRMGFITWEGYNYEDAMLISEELVREDVFTSIHIEEYECEARDTKLGPEEITRDIPNVSDDTLKDIDDRGIIRIGAEVRSGDILVGKVTPKGETELTAEERLLRAIFGEKAREVRDTSLRVPHGEAGIIVDIKVFTRENGDELNPGVNELVRCYIAQKRKISVGDKMSGRHGNKGVVSRVLPEEDMPFLPDGRPLQICLNPLGVPSRMNIGQVLEVHLGWAASHLGWHIATPVFDGATENEIRDCLLKAGFNANGKTILYDGRTGEPFDSPVTVGIMYILKLAHLVDDKIHARSTGPYSLVTQQPLGGKAQFGGQRFGEMEVWALEAYGAAHTLQEILTVKSDDVVGRVKTYEAIVKGENIPEPGVPESFKVLIKELQALCLDVKVLNENHEEVKLKECLDDEVEDLDVNIEGTEEGKNTEHNESASEKDGYTEHDQEKNDEEDNNIKIDENVELDDINPLDLNDFNDEH